A DNA window from Aspergillus nidulans FGSC A4 chromosome I contains the following coding sequences:
- a CDS encoding 4a-hydroxytetrahydrobiopterin dehydratase (transcript_id=CADANIAT00006714), translating to MSSEPQFAEGFDPEQLRPQLNGLQDQGWRLDEDKIGIKKTFYFRSYFKAVSFLNVIASQSATKKHHATMTVRIGSVDVHWTTHHPRGLTDKDISMAQFCEQAAELMGAVQEGQGQKCGPAT from the exons ATGAGTTCGGAACCTCAATTTGCCGAGGGATTTGACCCAGAGCAGCTGCGTCCGCAGCTGAATGGATTGCAGGATCAAGGGTGGAGGTTagatgaggacaagattgGCATCAAGAAAACTTTTTATTTTCGATCTTATTTCAAAGCCGTC AGTTTTTTGAATGTGATTGCATCGCAAAGCGCTACAAAGAAGCACCATGCAACAATGACGGTC AGAATCGGGTCCGTGGACGTCCACTGGACCactcatcatcctcgcggTCTCACCGATAAGGATATCTCAATGGCACAGTTCTGCGAGCAGGCGGCAGAGTTGATGGGCGCGGTGCAGGAAGGCCAAGGCCAGAAGTGTGGACCGGCGACGTAG